In a genomic window of Lysobacterales bacterium:
- a CDS encoding nucleotidyltransferase family protein: MNRQQALKALAHAKSPLQQQFGVTRLALFGSTARDAAKPDSDVDVLVAFDGPATSTRYFGVQFYLEDLLGRPVDLASERALRPELRAAVERELVDV, translated from the coding sequence ATGAACAGGCAACAAGCGCTAAAGGCATTGGCACATGCGAAGTCGCCGCTGCAGCAGCAGTTCGGCGTGACCCGACTGGCCTTGTTCGGTTCGACTGCGCGCGATGCCGCGAAGCCCGATAGCGATGTCGACGTGCTCGTCGCCTTCGACGGTCCGGCCACTTCGACCCGCTATTTCGGCGTCCAGTTCTACCTTGAGGACCTACTGGGTCGCCCTGTGGATCTCGCATCCGAAAGAGCTCTGCGCCCCGAACTTCGCGCCGCCG
- a CDS encoding PhzF family phenazine biosynthesis protein, with product MPWFARESDARGRADRIDGIARFACGQSCRCHRPQLGGNPLAVVLDAEGLSDARMQAITREFGYPESTFVLPPSGVANTARLVSVAWKKHGAAVCGVRKIRKPARGEC from the coding sequence ATGCCCTGGTTCGCCCGGGAATCGGATGCGCGTGGGCGCGCGGACCGGATCGATGGTATTGCCCGCTTCGCGTGCGGGCAATCGTGCCGGTGTCATCGGCCACAGCTTGGCGGGAATCCGCTGGCGGTGGTGCTGGATGCTGAAGGGTTGAGCGATGCGCGGATGCAGGCGATCACGCGCGAATTCGGGTATCCGGAATCGACGTTCGTGCTGCCACCGAGCGGTGTTGCGAACACGGCGCGTCTGGTGTCAGTGGCCTGGAAGAAGCACGGGGCAGCGGTGTGCGGAGTTCGGAAAATTCGCAAGCCCGCGCGCGGCGAATGCTGA
- a CDS encoding helix-hairpin-helix domain-containing protein gives MNFIKNLVLGLTLSLASLAAFAAQINLNTASATQLETLNGIGAAKAEAIVAYRAEHGGFKSVDELANVKGIGLKTVEKNRDQMTVTPAAKATAQR, from the coding sequence ATGAACTTCATCAAGAACCTCGTCCTCGGCTTGACCCTGTCGCTGGCCTCGCTCGCTGCCTTCGCGGCGCAGATCAACCTCAACACCGCGAGCGCGACCCAGCTCGAAACGCTGAATGGCATCGGCGCCGCCAAGGCCGAAGCCATCGTCGCCTATCGCGCCGAGCACGGCGGTTTCAAGTCGGTCGATGAACTCGCGAACGTGAAGGGCATCGGTCTGAAGACGGTCGAGAAGAACCGCGACCAGATGACCGTGACCCCGGCCGCCAAGGCCACCGCGCAGCGCTGA
- a CDS encoding LysR family transcriptional regulator, with protein sequence MTLTQLRFIVAIADANLNITQAATKVHATQPGLSKQLKQLEDELGFQLFTRRARSIEAVTPAGEKVLKHARIVLAEAANIRAVAANLRREAEGELLIATTHTQARYVLPRPLAVLKQRFPQVALHVAPGGDAETVARHEKGEADIAIVSSSGTPPHADLTLPIYRWERIVLVPRGHALTQLGRALTLADIAAYPLISYESSRAPDSSLRRAFTEAGLTPEISVTARDADLIKTYVRTGLGVGILAEMAIDASDGDLVALPARGLFPTCTTWLLIRKDRVLRDYSEALIRTLVPEIDLRDLRRALSDGAPLRIEAQTWTQREDLSKPAPVGEFQI encoded by the coding sequence ATGACCCTCACGCAACTGCGCTTCATCGTCGCGATCGCCGACGCCAACCTCAACATCACCCAGGCTGCGACCAAGGTGCATGCGACCCAGCCGGGTCTGTCCAAGCAACTGAAGCAGCTGGAGGACGAACTCGGTTTCCAGCTGTTCACGCGCCGCGCGCGCAGCATCGAGGCGGTGACGCCGGCTGGCGAGAAGGTGCTCAAGCATGCGCGCATCGTGCTCGCCGAAGCCGCCAACATCCGTGCGGTCGCCGCCAACCTGCGCCGCGAAGCCGAAGGCGAATTGCTGATCGCGACCACGCACACCCAGGCGCGCTACGTGCTGCCGCGTCCGCTCGCGGTGCTGAAGCAACGCTTCCCGCAGGTCGCCCTGCACGTCGCGCCCGGTGGCGACGCCGAAACCGTGGCCCGCCACGAGAAGGGCGAGGCAGACATCGCCATCGTCAGCAGCTCGGGCACACCGCCGCACGCCGACCTGACTCTGCCGATCTATCGCTGGGAGCGCATCGTGCTGGTGCCGCGCGGGCATGCATTGACCCAGCTCGGGCGCGCGCTCACCCTCGCCGATATCGCCGCGTATCCGCTGATCAGCTACGAGTCGAGTCGCGCGCCGGACTCGTCGCTGCGACGCGCTTTCACCGAGGCCGGGCTCACGCCCGAGATCAGCGTGACCGCGCGCGATGCCGACCTGATCAAGACCTATGTACGCACCGGCCTTGGCGTCGGCATCCTCGCCGAGATGGCGATCGACGCCAGTGATGGCGATCTGGTCGCCCTGCCCGCGCGCGGCCTGTTCCCGACCTGCACCACCTGGCTGCTGATCCGCAAGGACCGCGTGTTGCGCGACTACAGCGAAGCACTGATCCGCACCCTGGTTCCGGAGATCGACCTGCGCGACCTGCGCCGCGCGTTGAGCGACGGCGCACCGCTGCGCATCGAGGCGCAGACCTGGACCCAGCGCGAAGACCTGTCGAAACCGGCGCCGGTCGGCGAGTTCCAGATCTGA
- a CDS encoding type II toxin-antitoxin system RelE/ParE family toxin: MAAKPVRPRALAQADIDAAAMHYLGEAGAGLALAFVDSVERAFSQLGAHPGSGAGRYARALDLPGLRFWPLRRFPYLIFYVERADHVDVWRVLHASRDVPAWLRAPGSK; this comes from the coding sequence ATGGCGGCGAAGCCAGTCCGCCCGCGAGCGCTTGCCCAGGCGGATATCGATGCCGCCGCGATGCACTATCTCGGAGAGGCTGGCGCCGGATTGGCATTGGCGTTTGTCGATAGCGTCGAGCGCGCCTTTTCGCAGTTGGGCGCGCATCCCGGAAGCGGAGCAGGTCGCTATGCGCGCGCACTGGACTTGCCTGGACTGCGCTTCTGGCCATTGAGGCGATTTCCCTACCTGATTTTCTACGTCGAGCGAGCCGATCACGTGGACGTCTGGCGCGTGCTCCACGCCAGTCGTGACGTGCCGGCATGGTTGAGGGCGCCCGGCTCCAAGTGA
- a CDS encoding type II toxin-antitoxin system ParD family antitoxin: MGTMNISLPDPLKDFVDEQVSQRGFGTSSEYVRELIRRDQERLQLRGLLLAGAQSPPAAVSNDAFFAGLREKIGHQAR; the protein is encoded by the coding sequence ATGGGCACCATGAACATCTCGCTCCCCGACCCGCTGAAGGACTTCGTCGACGAACAAGTTTCGCAGCGAGGCTTCGGGACCAGCAGTGAATACGTCCGCGAACTGATCCGGCGCGATCAGGAACGCCTGCAGCTGCGCGGCCTGCTGCTTGCTGGCGCGCAGTCGCCTCCCGCCGCAGTCAGCAACGACGCGTTTTTCGCCGGCTTGCGCGAAAAGATCGGGCACCAAGCCCGCTGA
- the cobA gene encoding uroporphyrinogen-III C-methyltransferase — MSQAAVSATSHRLFPLFADLRGRRVLVVGAGSVASRKIGALLDTGARIEVVARAANAEITQLAARGRIALHLGEFAEAQLEDAWLVIAATGDDASNARVADAAAARRVFANVVDDVARSAVQFPAVVQRGRLQVAVSSGGAAPMLARQARARIEALLDESLGDLVELFERHRDAIRSRLRDLPQRRRWFERVLAGVVPRLLRARQHAAAEIALQDALDAAEGADAQGSVLLVGAGPGDAGLLTLRALRALNEADVILHDHLVGAEILAMARRDAQMIDVGKQAQGARVDQARIHRLMIAHARRGARVVRLKGGDPFVFGRGGEELEALQAAGIRFEVVPGITAANACAAYAGIPLTHRDHAQSVRLVTAHCEQSADRLDWAGLAQDRQTLAFYMGVAGLGRIRDRLLAHGRAASTPFAIVENGSRPEQRVITGTLAQLPEIARAHSVQSPALLILGEVAALAERLHWFGAAPIDGRCRHAITTQPPLELAA; from the coding sequence ATGAGCCAAGCCGCCGTCAGCGCCACTTCGCACCGCCTGTTTCCGCTGTTTGCGGACCTGCGCGGACGCCGCGTGCTGGTGGTCGGCGCCGGCAGCGTGGCGTCGCGCAAGATTGGTGCGCTGCTCGATACCGGGGCGCGGATCGAGGTCGTTGCGCGTGCGGCGAACGCGGAGATCACCCAACTCGCGGCGCGGGGTCGGATCGCCCTGCATCTCGGCGAATTCGCGGAAGCACAGCTTGAGGATGCCTGGCTGGTGATCGCCGCGACCGGCGATGATGCCAGCAACGCCCGCGTTGCCGACGCCGCGGCGGCGCGCCGCGTGTTCGCGAACGTGGTCGATGATGTCGCGCGCTCCGCGGTGCAGTTCCCGGCGGTGGTTCAGCGCGGACGACTGCAGGTCGCGGTGTCTTCGGGCGGCGCCGCCCCGATGCTGGCGCGGCAGGCGCGGGCGCGCATCGAGGCGTTGCTCGACGAGTCGCTCGGTGATCTGGTCGAATTGTTCGAGCGCCACCGCGACGCGATTCGCTCGCGCCTGCGTGATCTTCCGCAACGCCGCCGCTGGTTCGAACGCGTGCTCGCGGGCGTGGTGCCGCGACTGCTGCGGGCGCGCCAGCATGCCGCCGCCGAGATCGCGTTGCAGGACGCGCTGGATGCAGCCGAAGGTGCGGATGCACAGGGTTCCGTGCTGCTGGTCGGCGCCGGCCCCGGCGACGCTGGCCTGCTGACCCTGCGCGCATTGCGGGCATTGAACGAGGCCGACGTGATCCTGCACGACCATCTGGTCGGCGCCGAAATCCTGGCGATGGCGCGGCGTGATGCGCAGATGATCGATGTCGGCAAGCAGGCGCAGGGTGCGCGCGTCGATCAGGCCCGGATCCATCGACTGATGATCGCGCACGCCCGCCGCGGTGCACGCGTGGTGCGGCTCAAGGGTGGCGATCCGTTCGTGTTCGGTCGCGGCGGTGAGGAACTGGAAGCGCTGCAGGCCGCCGGTATCCGCTTCGAAGTGGTGCCTGGCATTACCGCCGCGAATGCCTGCGCCGCCTATGCCGGGATTCCGCTGACGCATCGTGACCACGCGCAATCGGTGCGCCTGGTGACCGCGCATTGCGAGCAGTCGGCCGACCGCCTGGACTGGGCGGGGCTGGCGCAGGACCGGCAGACGCTGGCCTTCTACATGGGCGTGGCCGGCCTCGGGCGCATCCGCGACCGGCTGCTCGCACACGGACGCGCGGCTTCGACGCCGTTCGCGATCGTCGAGAACGGCAGTCGCCCCGAGCAACGCGTAATCACCGGAACGCTGGCGCAACTGCCGGAGATCGCGCGCGCGCATTCGGTGCAGTCGCCGGCGCTGCTGATTCTCGGCGAAGTGGCGGCACTCGCCGAGCGGCTGCACTGGTTCGGCGCGGCGCCGATCGATGGCCGATGTCGACACGCGATCACTACTCAGCCTCCGCTCGAACTCGCCGCTTGA
- a CDS encoding Lrp/AsnC family transcriptional regulator, with protein sequence MELDRIDIELLRLLRNNARMPNKDLAEKVGVAPSTALERIRRMREAKIIEGYHAELSPTGIGIGLQAMVAVRLSRHLREQVLALHDHLLALPEVIAFYHVAGANDFLVHVGVRNADHLRDFALSALTSRPEVAHIETNLIFEYRRSAELPIYLDGNR encoded by the coding sequence ATGGAACTGGACCGAATCGACATCGAACTCCTGCGGCTGTTGCGAAACAACGCACGGATGCCGAACAAGGACCTCGCGGAAAAGGTCGGGGTGGCGCCCTCGACCGCGCTCGAGCGCATCCGCCGCATGCGCGAGGCGAAGATCATCGAGGGCTACCACGCCGAATTGTCGCCCACCGGCATCGGCATCGGCCTGCAGGCGATGGTGGCGGTGCGCCTGTCGCGCCACCTGCGCGAACAGGTGCTCGCCTTGCACGACCACCTGCTCGCCCTGCCCGAGGTCATCGCCTTCTATCACGTCGCCGGCGCCAATGATTTCCTGGTGCACGTCGGCGTGCGCAACGCCGACCACCTGCGCGACTTCGCCCTCTCGGCGCTGACCTCGCGGCCCGAGGTCGCGCACATCGAGACCAATCTGATCTTCGAGTACCGCCGCAGCGCGGAGTTGCCGATCTACCTCGACGGGAACCGGTGA
- a CDS encoding PLP-dependent transferase: MNESIDTRCVHAGREDFIRLGVHAPPIDLSTTYPVPDLDVGTASFDALVGGAASAANPIYARLHNPTVARVENAIAQLEGAEACVAYGSGMAALTALLLVSRQRGAHMLAVRPVYGTSDHLLASGLTGIECEFVRADEIAARIRPDTVLVLIETPANPTLDLVDIAAVVAAAGTVPVVVDSSFATPILQNPLAFGARYALHSATKFLGGHGDVIAGVIACSEADAKPLRTMRAATGALLHPLAAYLLHRGLSTLALRVERAQRNAIELAQRLAQHAAVRKVFFPGLGTVRNDAVLKTQMRGPGALMALDLHGGHEAAAAVMGAVRVLTPAVSLGAVDTLIQHPAGLTHRVLDDAARAECGITPGMLRISVGIEHVDDLWADLQQALAAAARTTRMQQAA, translated from the coding sequence ATGAACGAGTCCATCGACACCCGTTGCGTCCACGCCGGCCGTGAGGATTTCATTCGCCTCGGGGTGCATGCGCCGCCGATCGACCTGTCGACCACCTATCCGGTGCCGGACCTGGATGTCGGCACCGCCAGCTTCGACGCGCTCGTGGGTGGAGCGGCGAGCGCGGCGAACCCGATCTATGCGCGGCTGCACAATCCGACCGTGGCCCGGGTCGAGAACGCGATCGCGCAGCTCGAGGGCGCCGAAGCCTGCGTCGCCTACGGCTCGGGCATGGCGGCGCTGACCGCGTTGTTGCTGGTCTCGCGCCAGCGTGGCGCGCACATGCTCGCGGTGCGGCCGGTGTACGGCACCAGCGATCACTTGCTGGCGAGCGGGCTCACCGGGATCGAGTGCGAGTTCGTGCGCGCCGACGAGATCGCCGCGCGCATCCGTCCCGACACCGTGCTGGTGCTGATCGAAACCCCGGCCAACCCGACGCTCGACCTGGTCGACATCGCCGCCGTGGTCGCGGCTGCGGGCACGGTGCCGGTGGTGGTCGATTCCAGCTTCGCCACGCCGATCCTGCAGAACCCGCTGGCCTTCGGTGCGCGCTATGCGCTGCACAGCGCGACCAAGTTCCTCGGCGGCCATGGCGATGTGATCGCCGGCGTGATCGCGTGCAGCGAAGCCGACGCCAAGCCGCTGCGCACGATGCGTGCCGCCACCGGCGCACTGCTGCATCCGCTCGCCGCCTACCTGCTGCATCGTGGTCTCAGCACGCTCGCCCTGCGCGTCGAGCGCGCCCAGCGCAACGCGATCGAACTGGCACAGCGGCTGGCGCAGCATGCGGCGGTGCGCAAGGTGTTCTTTCCGGGCCTCGGCACGGTGCGCAACGACGCCGTGCTGAAGACCCAGATGCGAGGCCCCGGCGCGCTGATGGCGCTCGACCTGCACGGCGGCCACGAGGCGGCAGCGGCGGTGATGGGTGCGGTGCGCGTGCTCACGCCGGCGGTCAGCCTCGGTGCGGTCGATACCCTGATCCAGCATCCGGCCGGGCTCACCCATCGCGTGCTCGACGACGCCGCGCGCGCCGAATGCGGCATCACTCCGGGCATGCTGCGCATCTCGGTCGGCATCGAGCACGTAGACGACCTCTGGGCCGACCTGCAGCAGGCGCTCGCGGCGGCCGCGCGGACGACGCGGATGCAGCAGGCGGCGTAG
- a CDS encoding helix-turn-helix domain-containing protein: MHRRRPEQAPVSRKPQAAVACLLLSAIGSLQALPHATFRVQVDGVLDEWRAPWFERQWQELQAPVALRNRVHARMAWTLDDLLIAAEVQDADRIDAPAAIEVEQFHQYDSIQVYLDPLGDSTQRMNADDLDLLLLPDGRSGVLRGDELIAELADVRVPQRQAAPLSHRYAARRTAQGWAFELAIPWSGLGVQLPLAAPMHIDIAMNDWVQDHAPAASSAFTAERLREGEDTPSLPPAAEVGTQVWPLNWSGDRDFGFPNRWQSLRLVGGPTALERTLRTLGTGRLTVVVAVLLAVVALTTHWLGQRRAARHLRRLLAQWPRPAADAQSVVASAEPGVALPGVVDETSSAAADPRDRAFAERVLAHVRTHLASDLSPAALATAMHVSLRSLQRRLRDGMDTSPQELVLAARLEAAYQLLAAGGLRVSEVASRVGFEDLSHFSRRFRAAYGVAPSRLGADRADAA; this comes from the coding sequence ATGCATCGCCGACGACCCGAGCAAGCGCCGGTTTCGCGCAAGCCGCAGGCCGCAGTCGCGTGCCTGTTGCTGAGTGCCATCGGTTCGCTGCAGGCGCTGCCCCATGCCACGTTTCGGGTGCAGGTCGATGGCGTGCTCGACGAGTGGCGCGCGCCCTGGTTCGAGCGACAGTGGCAGGAGCTGCAGGCACCAGTCGCGTTGCGCAACCGCGTGCATGCACGCATGGCCTGGACGCTCGACGATTTGCTGATCGCTGCCGAAGTGCAGGATGCAGACCGCATCGACGCGCCCGCCGCGATCGAGGTCGAGCAGTTCCATCAATACGACTCGATCCAGGTCTATCTCGACCCGCTCGGCGATTCGACGCAGCGCATGAACGCTGACGATCTCGATCTGCTGCTGTTGCCCGATGGCCGCTCCGGCGTGTTGCGTGGCGACGAGCTGATCGCCGAGCTGGCCGATGTGCGCGTGCCGCAGCGCCAGGCGGCGCCGCTCAGCCATCGCTATGCGGCGCGGCGCACAGCGCAGGGCTGGGCATTCGAGCTGGCGATTCCGTGGTCCGGCCTCGGCGTGCAGTTGCCACTGGCCGCGCCGATGCATATCGACATCGCGATGAACGACTGGGTGCAGGACCATGCCCCGGCCGCGTCCTCGGCCTTCACTGCGGAGCGCTTGCGCGAGGGCGAAGACACGCCGTCGCTGCCGCCCGCGGCCGAGGTCGGCACGCAGGTTTGGCCGCTGAACTGGAGCGGGGATCGCGACTTCGGTTTTCCGAATCGCTGGCAGTCGCTGCGTTTGGTCGGCGGCCCGACTGCGCTCGAACGCACTTTGCGCACGCTCGGAACCGGTCGCCTGACGGTCGTGGTGGCGGTCCTGCTGGCCGTGGTCGCGCTGACGACGCATTGGCTCGGCCAGCGCCGCGCGGCACGGCACCTGCGGCGCTTGCTCGCGCAGTGGCCGCGGCCGGCGGCGGACGCGCAGTCGGTGGTCGCGTCAGCGGAACCGGGCGTCGCCTTGCCCGGCGTCGTTGACGAGACATCGAGTGCCGCTGCCGACCCACGCGACCGTGCCTTCGCCGAACGGGTGCTGGCACATGTGCGAACGCATCTCGCCAGCGACTTGTCGCCGGCTGCGCTGGCTACGGCGATGCACGTCTCCCTGCGCAGTCTGCAGCGGCGTCTGCGCGATGGCATGGACACCAGCCCGCAGGAACTGGTGCTGGCGGCGCGCCTGGAGGCCGCTTACCAGTTGCTCGCTGCCGGCGGTCTGCGCGTGTCGGAAGTGGCCAGTCGCGTCGGTTTCGAGGACCTGTCGCACTTCTCGCGTCGCTTCCGCGCCGCCTACGGGGTGGCACCGTCGCGACTCGGGGCGGATCGCGCCGACGCCGCCTGA
- a CDS encoding type II toxin-antitoxin system VapC family toxin, giving the protein MTGFVLDTNVWIALLKSNPEVVAGVRRVGIESLYLCAPVWSELWFGACNSQRVTENQGRIRELASHVPSLPFDDRAAEHCGEIRALLARQGRPIGPYDLQIAAIARSAGLRLVTRNISEYSRVPGLTIENWQTDS; this is encoded by the coding sequence ATGACCGGCTTCGTGCTCGATACCAATGTCTGGATCGCCCTGCTGAAAAGCAATCCAGAAGTCGTGGCGGGCGTGCGTCGCGTGGGTATCGAGTCCCTGTATCTCTGCGCGCCAGTATGGTCGGAGTTGTGGTTTGGCGCGTGCAACAGCCAGCGCGTCACCGAGAACCAGGGGCGCATCCGTGAGCTGGCGTCCCACGTGCCCAGCCTGCCCTTCGATGATCGCGCGGCCGAACATTGTGGGGAGATTCGCGCGCTACTGGCGCGACAGGGCCGGCCCATTGGTCCCTATGACCTCCAAATTGCCGCCATTGCCCGATCCGCTGGGCTGCGCCTGGTGACACGCAATATTTCGGAATACTCGCGCGTGCCCGGCCTGACGATTGAAAACTGGCAGACCGATTCTTGA
- a CDS encoding DUF2281 domain-containing protein: MNLPETIYAHARALPTDLQRETLDFIAWLENRYAIQRAANPGLATDAFLQRFAGSIGDDFPDDIDDSGWAGDLPREALE; the protein is encoded by the coding sequence ATGAATCTACCTGAGACGATCTACGCCCATGCCCGGGCGCTGCCTACCGACCTGCAACGGGAAACACTCGATTTCATCGCGTGGCTCGAGAATCGCTATGCCATTCAGCGCGCTGCCAATCCCGGATTGGCAACCGATGCGTTCCTCCAACGCTTCGCCGGCAGCATTGGCGATGACTTTCCCGATGACATCGACGATTCCGGGTGGGCGGGCGATCTGCCGCGCGAGGCGCTTGAATGA
- a CDS encoding DUF695 domain-containing protein: protein MSKDWDSYRCEIDGKPAAVFVDMGIAEDVPVERLPLAAWVQVAMLRADADGPADAEEGARLDAIEAALKARLVSKATAYVGRVASGGRCDFYFYTAAAKGWKEQVANALAAFPDCRFQCGSRPDREWGIYLERLSPSDEDLERLRNRRMCDSLQQGGDRLDRERPIEHCAYFPDVDARAEFVLRANALGFRAIEMIDPEERGDQFGVRVSALGIPSHRNIDALTLPLYHAACECDGDYEGWETQVVGCSSA, encoded by the coding sequence ATGAGCAAGGACTGGGACAGCTATCGCTGCGAGATTGACGGCAAGCCGGCGGCGGTGTTCGTGGACATGGGCATTGCCGAGGATGTGCCGGTCGAGCGACTGCCCCTGGCCGCTTGGGTGCAGGTGGCGATGCTGCGGGCGGATGCGGACGGCCCGGCGGATGCGGAGGAGGGCGCGCGCCTGGATGCGATCGAGGCGGCGTTGAAGGCACGGCTGGTGTCGAAGGCCACTGCTTATGTCGGGCGTGTGGCCAGTGGCGGGCGCTGCGATTTTTACTTCTACACCGCAGCCGCGAAGGGCTGGAAAGAGCAGGTCGCGAATGCGCTGGCGGCGTTCCCTGACTGCAGGTTCCAGTGCGGTTCGCGTCCGGATCGCGAGTGGGGCATCTATCTCGAGCGACTGAGTCCGTCGGACGAAGATCTGGAGCGCCTGCGCAATCGGCGCATGTGCGACTCGCTGCAGCAGGGCGGCGATCGCCTCGACCGCGAGCGGCCGATCGAACACTGCGCCTACTTCCCGGATGTCGACGCGCGCGCCGAGTTCGTGCTGCGCGCCAACGCGCTCGGCTTTCGCGCGATCGAGATGATCGATCCGGAAGAGCGCGGCGACCAGTTCGGCGTGCGCGTGTCCGCCCTCGGCATTCCGTCCCATCGCAACATCGACGCGCTCACGCTACCGCTGTATCACGCTGCCTGCGAATGCGACGGCGACTACGAGGGCTGGGAGACGCAGGTCGTGGGCTGCAGCTCGGCGTGA
- a CDS encoding alkylphosphonate utilization protein — MAVTPVCPSCGNDNTYADGDLLVCAECGHEWSPGAASAGLDDTVRIVRDANGSVLADGDSVVLVKDLKVKGASSPLKMGTRIKNIRIVDGDHEIDCKTDLGPMLLKAEFLKKV; from the coding sequence ATGGCTGTGACACCTGTTTGCCCGAGTTGCGGCAACGACAACACCTATGCCGATGGCGATCTGCTGGTCTGCGCCGAGTGCGGCCATGAGTGGAGCCCCGGCGCTGCCAGTGCCGGCCTCGACGACACCGTGCGCATCGTGCGCGATGCCAACGGCAGCGTGCTCGCCGACGGCGACAGCGTGGTGCTGGTCAAGGACCTCAAGGTCAAGGGCGCATCCTCGCCACTGAAGATGGGCACGCGCATCAAGAACATCCGCATCGTCGACGGCGACCACGAGATCGACTGCAAGACCGACCTCGGGCCGATGCTGCTCAAGGCGGAGTTCCTGAAGAAGGTCTAG